The DNA window TGGATACGGTAGTCTTTGATAAAACAGGAACCATCACCCAGCGCAAAAAATCGAATATCAGGTATGAAGGTATTGAGATCAGCGAATTCGACCTGCTGAACATCAAAACACTGCTTAAGAACTCTAACCACCCGCTGTCAAAATCCCTGTATGAATTTGTAGACGTCAGCGACGATTATTTCCCTGTAGAAAACTTTACTGAAATCTCAGGGAAAGGATATGAGGCACAGGTACGAAGCAATAGGTATAAAATTGGTTCTGCAAAATACAACGGGCAGGCATCGAAAAATCTGGAAACAGCCGTCTACATCAGTAAAAATAACGAGTATATCGGTAAATTCATCTTTAAAAATGAATACCGTAAAAACCTGAAAGCCCTTTTCAGCAGGCTTACGGCATACAAAATATTCATCCTGAGCGGAGATAATGCGTCAGAAGAAAACCAACTGAAAGAACTCATCGCGAACTGTGAGGGCATGGCATTCAACCAAAATCCTGAAGACAAGCTGAATTACATTCAGGAACTTCAGAACCGGAACCTTAAAGTGGCTATGTTAGGCGACGGGCTTAATGATGCCGGAGCTCTTAAACAGAGCAATGTGGGAATCGCTATTTCTGACGACACAAATACCTTCACCCCTTCCTCAGATGTCATCATGGACGGAGACAAAGTAGTGCACTTAGATCACTACCTGAACGTATGCAAAGGATCTATCACTATTGTGAAAATGACATTCATAATTAGTTTTCTTTACAATATTGTCGGATTAAGTTACGCGGTGACAGGCCATATGCACCCGCTTTTCGCTGCGATCATCATGCCGATCAGCTCGATAACCGTCGTAACATTTACGACACTTTCCACCTGGATCCTGGGAAGGAAATATTTCAGGAAATCCGCTTAAAAGCCCGTTATTTAGACTGATTTTAAATTAGCCAAACGCGCTATTTCGTGATGAATATCATTATTTTTCATTAAATTTGAAACCCGAAAATAGGTTAATTTTGTTATCCAAATGGATATTCTATATTTAATGATCCTATGCAGTGTTTCCTTGGCTGCAGTTTTCCTGGTCGTTTTCATTATTAACGCCAGAAAAGGACAGTTTGAAGATGACGAGTCACCGGCTGTAAGGATTCTCTTTGATTCTGATGAAATTAAGGAAGAAAAAGAGCATGATGACGAGAATCATACTGATGAAGAGCAAGAAAAAAGTAAAATTGAAGATAAAAGTGAATAGTTGATATGGAAACACAAAAGTTTAGTTATGATAACAGTATTGTCCGGGCGTTTTTGTACGCGACCGTGACTTTCGGGATCATAGGATTCTTATTCGGGCTGACGGCAGCGCTGATGCTTTTCTACCCGGAGCTTCCGGAATTTTTATTCGGGACGGACGATACGACCATCAGGAGTCTGGCTTCCGGTAATATTCAGGGACTGATTAATACACAGGGAGCATTCGGATTCGGTAGAATCAGGATGCTGCACACCACGACTGTAATTTTCGCCTTTGTTTGTAACAGTGTATTTGTGGGAGTATATTACTCGCTGCAAAGACTGCTCAAAACAAGGATGTACAGCGATACATTGTCATGGATCCATTTCTGGTCATGGCAGATCATGATCATTGCGGCTTACATTACGTTCTTTATGGGGATCAATACCTCAAAAGAATATGCAGAGCACGAATGGCCGATTGATATTTTAATTGCATTCTCATGGATCGTGTTCGGTATCAATATGTTCATGACAATTGCCAGAAGAAGGGTACGACACATCTACGTGGCGATCTGGTTCTACATCGGAACAT is part of the Chryseobacterium camelliae genome and encodes:
- the ccoS gene encoding cbb3-type cytochrome oxidase assembly protein CcoS; protein product: MDILYLMILCSVSLAAVFLVVFIINARKGQFEDDESPAVRILFDSDEIKEEKEHDDENHTDEEQEKSKIEDKSE